The window ACTCCTTGAGAAACAAACTATAGGATTTTCGCGCGAACTCTGTACGCACGGTTGCGTTGTCGTAGTTGCACAGCCCCAGGTAGACGAGATAGTTCATCGGTCCCCAGATTCTGCCGCGCCAGTAATTCTGGTCGTTAAAGGCCGGGTCATCCCGCTCGATGGATGGAATGACCCACTCGCCCCAGAATTCATTGGTGTTTAGCATGTGCTTTTCGATCATCGCTTTTGCTTGTTCTGGGGTAGCAGCATGAGCCAGCATGGGGTAGAAGTTAGTCGGCGAAAGGCGCGTATTGAATTGTCCGGTATGTAGATCCTTATTGAGGAAAATTCCTGCTTGGTCATCCCAGAGCGTCGCCAGACTAGTCCTGTAATGTGCACCTCTTTCCTTTAGCTCCTTTGCCTCCGCAGGCTTGTCCAAAGCGTCAGCAATTTCTGCGAGAGCATCGCAATCGGCAATATACATGCCCATCAGCCCCACATCGGCATACTCCAGTAGGTGAGACTGGAAGTTGTAGGTTGTCGAGTCGTACATCGGACTGTTATCTAGGCCAGATTCAAGAATCGCACCGGCGCGCTTGCCACGCGCGCCGTCGTCCAGGTTGCCTGGCTTGTTGTCCCCATCGCTGCCCCATGCCAGATACCCCTGGATATCGCGATGTTCGGACCACCAGCGATTCCAACGTAGCAGAGGTTCAAAGGCCTCTTCGATAAACCAGCGATCATTGAATTTCTTATAAAGGCCAAGAACGGTGATCGAGCCCACTGGAGGCTCTGAACGGTCGAAGCTGCTCCAGCCTCCAGCGCGCGCGTAATTTGGCACGAATCCCTTATCTGTCGATTCGCGAAGGGTCTCAATCGCATCGGCATAAGCAAGATCTCTATCGCCGATACCTGCCATGGTGGCTGCGAAAAAGGTGTCCCAGTCGAAGATCACATACCCGCCCCAGTCCACGCTCCACACGCGACTCACAGGCGAGATAACTCGCTGCCTGCTCGGCTCATAGATCGTGTCCCAGCCCAGCGTCGTCTCAATTGCGTCAATGATCGGAGCATTCGAGCCTGCCATGGAAATGGACTGGCGGTACGCTTCTTTTTGCTGCGCAATGAGCGCCTCGATCTCGCTTAGCGTGCGGCGCTTGCCCGTGCTGAGGCCAACCGGTTGAACCAGATCGGACGCAAAAAAGGGTCCGCCCATCGGAATATCGAGATACTCACTATCCGATTTAACCTCCGTGTCCGAACATGTGCAGTAGACAGGGATAACTCCGGACGTACCCTGCGTCTGGATGAAGCCAGGGCGCTTCAGCGCCGTGCCTGAGCGATTCCAAAGGAAGTCGACTGAGAAGACAATCGTCGGTGGGAGGGCTGATTTGGCCGCCACAGTCAGCGGAGTCGCAAGAAGTACCAAGTCACTTCCGTCCCTCGCGCTCTGAATGCTCAGCATGTGCCCCCTCCAGGAGATCTGAAGGTCGGTATAGCTGCCGTCCCACGAGTGTGCGCCGGGAACAACCTGC is drawn from Acidicapsa acidisoli and contains these coding sequences:
- a CDS encoding MGH1-like glycoside hydrolase domain-containing protein; translation: MKTAIKAIAVAAPYLISCLLLGYGPYCALAQAVNAVTTNKTSRSAGGPGSARPASKSYQQVQQRLAQGWNTWDVNSVTTQVLLPEGLAIHVGLKHNSTEYGDAFLKDVLIGRLTPGAEQVVPGAHSWDGSYTDLQISWRGHMLSIQSARDGSDLVLLATPLTVAAKSALPPTIVFSVDFLWNRSGTALKRPGFIQTQGTSGVIPVYCTCSDTEVKSDSEYLDIPMGGPFFASDLVQPVGLSTGKRRTLSEIEALIAQQKEAYRQSISMAGSNAPIIDAIETTLGWDTIYEPSRQRVISPVSRVWSVDWGGYVIFDWDTFFAATMAGIGDRDLAYADAIETLRESTDKGFVPNYARAGGWSSFDRSEPPVGSITVLGLYKKFNDRWFIEEAFEPLLRWNRWWSEHRDIQGYLAWGSDGDNKPGNLDDGARGKRAGAILESGLDNSPMYDSTTYNFQSHLLEYADVGLMGMYIADCDALAEIADALDKPAEAKELKERGAHYRTSLATLWDDQAGIFLNKDLHTGQFNTRLSPTNFYPMLAHAATPEQAKAMIEKHMLNTNEFWGEWVIPSIERDDPAFNDQNYWRGRIWGPMNYLVYLGLCNYDNATVRTEFARKSYSLFLKEWSEKGHVHENYNAMLGTGDDVSNSDRFYHWGALLGYVEYLEQDKAGGSLKPGK